The DNA window CGGCTAAGACAGTCGAGGGGGCCATCGGGGGCTTTGCCTTCAGCTTCCTGATCGTGCTGCTGCTCTCGCAGTTCACCCACATCTGGTCCCCGCTCGAAGCCCTGCTGTACTCCATCCTGGTCGCCAGCGCCTCGCAACTGGGCGACCTGGCCGAGAGCCTGCTCAAACGGGCGCTGAGGACGAAGGACAGCGGCACCAGCCTGCCGGGACACGGGGGTTTTCTGGACCGGCTGGACAGCCTGCTGTTCGCGGTCCCGGCGACGTATCTGTTCCTGAATATCAGCGTGTTCACGCGGTAGGGCCGTGAACTGTAGGGGAATGGCCTCTTTTCCCACAACCTCCGACCTACGTCCCACATCTCCTGCCCGTCTTGCGCCATCCTGTCTTCTAATGAAGCTCACGGTTCTGGGCAGTACGGGCAGTATCGGCACGCAGACGCTGGATGTGGCGCGGGGGCGGGGGTGGCTGATCGGGGCTCTGGCGGCGGGGCGCAACCTCGACCTGCTGGAAGCCCAGGTGCGCGAGTTCCGCCCGGGGGTGGTGAGCGTGGCGGGGGAGGTGCTGGGTGAGGCCCGCTCCCGCTTCCCGGGGACGCGCGTGATCGCGGACCCGGCCGAACTCGCCGCGCTCCCTGCTGACGTCGTGGTGAACGCGATGAGCGGCCTGCCCGGGCTCCCGCCGACGCGGGCGGCGTTGGAGGCCGGGCGGGCGGTGGCGCTGGCGACGAAGGAGGCGATGGTCACGGCGGCGGACCTGATCTGGGAGGCGGCGGCGCGGGGTGGTGGCCGGGTGATTCCGGTGGACTCGGAACACACCGGCGTGTACCAGTGCCTGACCGGCGAGCACCTGGGGGACGTGGCCGAACTGATCCTCACGGCGAGCGGCGGCCCCTTCCGGGAGGGCCCGGCGGACCTGAGCGGGGTCACGCCCGAGCAGGCCCTGCGGCATCCTTCCTGGAGCATGGGACCGAAAATCACCATCGACTCCGCCACCCTGATGAACAAGGGGCTGGAGGTGATGGAGGCTGCCTCCCTGTACGGCCTGCCCC is part of the Deinococcus apachensis DSM 19763 genome and encodes:
- the dxr gene encoding 1-deoxy-D-xylulose-5-phosphate reductoisomerase; this encodes MKLTVLGSTGSIGTQTLDVARGRGWLIGALAAGRNLDLLEAQVREFRPGVVSVAGEVLGEARSRFPGTRVIADPAELAALPADVVVNAMSGLPGLPPTRAALEAGRAVALATKEAMVTAADLIWEAAARGGGRVIPVDSEHTGVYQCLTGEHLGDVAELILTASGGPFREGPADLSGVTPEQALRHPSWSMGPKITIDSATLMNKGLEVMEAASLYGLPLSQVSVVIHPQSVVHAAVRFRDGSLKGQFGPTDMRLAIAYAIDAAPSGMRRPGDVLGARRGPEVAGHLSWPLRGNWEFREPDAARFPCLGLAYRAGEAGGLLPAALNAADEVAVPAFLAGQIGFMDIPRLIERVLDETPRGALSWDALAQMEAWATARARELVGAGVRA